TTTATGGCATTATCTTCTTCAGAGGAAGCAATGGCTGAATTGACATCTTTGTTTATCTCTTCTTTGGCATCAATAAGCTCATTGAGCGTAGACAATACTGATTCAACAAGAGAGGCAAAATTTGCCACCTTAACAGAATTGGTAGTGAAAGTCCCATCAATATCAAATCCATCAACATCGTCATACATGAAGCCCACTGCATCCGAAATTTCTCCAGATATATCAGGCAAAGACAAGTCTCTCAAGTCATCTAATATGGCATCTATAAAAGTGGGGCCATTTACCGCATTCAAATTATCCAGTGCTGTAGCAATAGCATTAGGATTATAAGACAGGTGCTGAATGACGATTTCATCTGCGCTGTATTGATAGTTGAGAATTGTTTGAACAAAAGGATAATATGCTGCACCATATTTCAGGTAATCTTTTGTCAAATTGATTCCATTTCTCAAAGCGGGAATAGGATCAAGATCTTCTACACCATCATTGTAAGTTTGGTCTGAGTAAGTATCCAAAATGGTAAACCTATCCTGCAGATCGTTGCATTGCATTAATGCACTATTATACAGAGAGTAAAACTCATCGTCTGTAGGCAAATTCGTGGCATCCGGAAATAATAGTAAGGTAGGTTCATCTTCCTTTCTAATCACAGCAAGTCCACTTTCTAAGTCACTGAAATTAATGGTCGGTGGAGTTTCGGAATCGCTCCAATCATCATAAACTCCCGTAGATACGATATAACATGGCCCACCTCCATTTGCAAAATACATCTGAAGGGAATAAAACATGAGGTAAGGAGATTTAAATGTAGGTTCCGGTACATTTATCGTCCTATTCTCGGCACCTTCAATCAAAGTGTCAGTCAGCTTTACTGTAATCCCTTGTTCATTCTGAGCTCCTCCATAATAGGTAGTGAAATCGAGCAACGATGAAATCCTCTTCGGCTTTAAAATTAAATCATCTGAATCCACAGAAGGTTTCGTTCTTGCAAACTGCGTATACCCTATAAAAGCTGGGATTGCGGTTTCTACTTGTGCTACAGAGGGGGGAAATTTGGTTATTTCCTCTATATAGACACCTGGTGTTTTATAAGTTGCCATAGTAAAAAAGGTTTAAATGAATATTTCTGAATAATTTTTGGTGGGGGTTATCTTAATCCTTCGTGCATCTGGATTTGGGAATACATATTTTTCAAAATGAGCAGGAGGACTAATGAAATCCGACTTTTTGTCCAATAGGATAAAACCGAATTTGGTCAGTGGATAGTCCTTTTTGGTTTCAGTTTCGAAATCGTCTTTTAGGTTAATATATTTCCAAGTAGATTTTCTGTTGCTAAAATGAATCTTAAAATGAGGCAGGGAGTTTTTTAGAGTGCCGTCATTGTTTATTAAACTTAAAACTGGCGTATCTCCTTTCATGTAGATTTGTATGATCCCCAATACACCACCTCCTGGATTTAAATGGGCTTCCTCCAATAGATGCTTTTTATTTTCACCTTCATACAGATATTCTTCTCCCACGGTACCGCTTTGATTTATTCGGTCAATAGGTTTGAAAGTAAAAGCTTCTGGAAGTACCGGAGTCTTATTAGAAAAATATAAAAGCTGATCAGCTAAATCCAGATCAGTATAATTTCCAAAATATTGATCTTTCAAGCTTAACAAAAACGTCATTGACTCGTCCTCATAAAGCTCGTTAAACGGCTGATTTTCTGTACCTGACTCCACTTTAATTGCAAGTATTATTGAATCATTAAAGGATTTAAAAAAGATCTTATTCCCTCTCATCATATGAGATGTTTTTTGGCTTGGATAGATCTCTAAAAAATCTTTCCAGTTATATGATTTCAGTTGAGTTTTTGACTCTTCCTCATTCATACTGCTAAAATCTTTTTCACCATCATTCAAAAAATAACTATGAAGGATATCCAGTTTTAAAAACGATCTGAAGCTTGATGAAACCTGCATAAATTATAGCGTTTCGTAGTTTCTGTGAATATTCGTAATCACTCCTTCTTCAGAAGTGGTAGCATCTCGATCTATGACTATTAGATTCAACTTATAAAAAACCGAGGGGTATTGTCTTCCTCCTAAAGTCCCCCAGATATAATTGAGCTCTTCAAAAGTTGGAGTAAACAACTCCATAGTGAATCTGAAATTTTTAACATTTTCCATTTCTTCCAAGTCCCGATCAAAGCTGGTATTGGATTGCGTAAAAACACTTTTATGTTGGAAAAATTCTAAAATCCTACTGAGATCACTTAAGGACTTTTTATAACCTGTCCTGTTCGCACAAAAAATCAAAAACAAGTTAATATTGAGTTTAGGGTTCTTATAGGTAACCTTCGTTCCTTCTAAAACATTATTGGGGAAATTTTTCATCGTGACCTCTTCCCGTAAATTAATCATAGAAAGGATCACCTTATTTTGGAGTTCTGTGGCAACGTCTTGTTGGGAATCAATCAAGGCGACGTTATTTAAAACCACCTCAGAATCCTCCATTTCTAATCCCTTAAAATTCTGGTTCACCTCATCCGTCAATATTTTTAAAACTTCAAAAATCATGGATCAAGAATGCGTTAAGTTTAAATATTCATTTAAAAATTACACCCGAAAAAAGATCGGTTCACTGATATTCTAATTAGCTACACTAAATAAATCAGCATACCACCTTAGGTTACAAGCTTTCCAATTGGAGAAAATTCACCCCAATTTCAATAAAGCACAACACCTAGAACTAGTCTTCATCACGATTGAAAAAACCTAGGGATTTTTTCATCAGGTCAAGCCATTTACTGAAAAATTGCTTATTCTTTCAAAAGAAATTTTTAAAAATCAATCATTTTAGAATGCATTTTTTCTGGTGCAAAAAGTCTTTTGCTTTGTACGAATGCAAAAGTGATTGATTACCTGAATTTTTAAATGAATTCACTTTAAATGTATTGATTTTCAGTATTTTAAAAAATACTCAAAATTAAGTAATTTAGTAGTCCTATTTTTAGGTCATTCATATTCAGAACTTTATAAATCTTATTATTTAAATCTAAAATTTTCAATTACATTTTTTTCGCCATGATTCAACCTAGTGACATCAAGCAGTTTATTGCCAAATCGGAGAGCAATAATTTTTGCAGGCAAAATCAAAATCCAGACAACCTCCTTGATATCAAATCCTATTTAAAAAAATCCTACCATACCTGTCTTTTAATAGACCATAGCACCATGGATTTTTTGTTTGCAATCAATGAAAGAGGCTACTTCAAAAATAATCCAGATGAAATTGTGCGATTAGGTTTAAACGCTGCATTGGAATTAATTCATCCGGATGATTTGCCTAGACAATCCCAAATTTTCTCGGATTACCTAAAAATTTATAACTCAATCCCTATGCATGAAAGAAAGTCCTTTACTTTTTGTAATGAGTTTAGATGTAGAGGAAAGGATGATAAATACAGATGGTTATTGCAATCTGTTAATTTTATTTCCACAAATGAGAAAGGTGCCCCAACTCTTTCATTTAGTAGCTATACAGATATTACAGCTATGAAAATTGGGGATTGCATGAATCTATACGTAGGAAAATATGATTCTTTAGGCGAATATAAAATCAGAAATACTTGTAAATACCCTTTAAAAAACGACTTGAGAATGCTTTCATCGAAGGAAATCAAAATTTTGAAGATGATCAGTGAGGGTATGCTTAGTAAACATATTGCAGAAAAATTAAACCTAAGCTTTCATACCATCAATACGCATCGAAGAAATATGTTAAAAAAAACCAAATGCAATACCTCCAGTGAAATGGTAAATCTTGCAAGAAACTGTGGCGTTATTTGAGGTTAATAAAACTCATTTTTTTTATTTTATTTAATGAGTTCATCAAATAAAATAGGTTCCCCTTCCCAATACCAAACACCGTCCTTTTCATATAAAATCCTATGCTTACTCCCTTCTGCCAATGGGGCGCTTGTCTTAGGCAACCATTTGGAGAGCTCTGCTTTCAACTCTCTATATTCATCTAGATAGGCTAAGTTTGACCATTCCTCATCGTCTCTATAATGATCGTACAATTCTTCTGATCCATCCGCATACTTAATATATCGCCACCTTTCTGTTCGCACTGCGTTATTTCCAGGGTTATGGGTTGTAATTGCAGGCTTTGTTCTTTTAGCATTGGCATCTTCGAGCTGTGGTTTCAAACTGATTCCTTCAACTGCATCATTTTTAGATAGGAGCGCCATTTCCACTAATGTTGGGTAAATATCCAAAAGCTCCACAGGCTGCGAGGATATGGCTCCTTTTGACACTCCAGGACCAGCGAATATTAAGGGAACATGAGTGGATCTTTCCCAAAGAGAATTTTTACCAGTAATATCCTTTTCTCCTAAATGATACCCATGGTCAGACCAAAAAACTATAATGGTATTTTCCGTCAGGTTATTTTCCTCCAATGCATCCAAAACTCTCCCCACTTGAGCATCCATAAAACTTATTGTTGCTAAATAGGCCCTTACTTTATTTTCCCATTCTTGGTTTGCGATAAGCCATGAAAGCCTAGGTTCAGGTAAATACCAATGTAAATTCCATGCAAAATCTGGTATGTCATTTCTATCTCCAAATGGTGCCAATGGGAGAATTATTTCATCTTTCGGGTAAAGATCAAACCACTTTTGAGAGGTGTAAAGAGGAACATGCGGTTTATTGAAACCAACTGCTAGGAAAAAAGGATTGCTATCTCCCCCTTTACCGATTTCATTTATTTGCTCTACCGCCCAAGATGCAACTTTATAATCATCCATTATAGAATCATGCTCCACTGGATATATTCCCCAATCAATCAGCGGATGATCAATCATATCCAAAGGGGCTTTAACAATCTTAGAGGGAGGAAATGGTCTATGTCCCCCATCGGGTCCCCAGTCCTGAAACTCTATCGCTCTTTCTGTTGGGGTAATTCCACCATGAAAAATTTTCCCGGTGGATAAGGTTCTATATCCTCTCTTCTCAAAATATTGAGGAAGAGTAACCACCTCTTTTGTTCTTTCTACCTCTCTATGCCTGGGTGCCAATCCATAAATCCCGGTGGTGGTAGGTCTTAATCCTGTAAGAATACTTACTCTGGATGGATTACATAGTGGTGCTTGAGCATGTGCATTAGTAAATAATGTCCCTCTATTTGCTAGGCGGTCAATATTGGGCGTTTTGACTTGAGGATGCCCATTTAACACTCCAATCCAATCATTCAAATCATCGCTAGCAATAAAAACTATATTCGGAGAATCACTTTTTTTATCGTTTTGGGAAAAAGAATTCGAAGTATTAAATACAAAAACGAAGAATAATAGCTTTAAATAATATTTCATTTCTAATCATTCATTTTAACCCTAATTACTATCAATCTAAAACTTGCAAAACAGGCCAATCACAGCTAATTCTACTTCTCAATTTTAGGGAAACACCCCACTTTTGCTCTATATTCTATAGGGTGAGTAACAAGATTTTCTCTTCTTTTCTTTTTGAAGAATATTGAAATTGGCATACTTCAAAAATTAAAAGGAATTGACTTTCAATAAGATGGTATGCTTACCCGGCTCGAGTCTGATTGATCCAAATGCAGTGGCAACTTTTTCACCATTATGAATCACATCCCTACCCTCCAATTCAAATAAAGAAAATTCAGCCACCATATTTGCCGGTATTTCTACTTCATAGGTTTGCAATCTTGCATTGTTGAAAACATAATCTGCCTTAATGGATCCCAAAACAGTGGGAACTTCAATAGAGCTTGATTTCAGCGTACTCATTTGTGGCATGATTTGAGCAACTCCAAAACCAGGAATTTTAGGCTTTATACCCCATAAACCACGAGGGATAATATTGGCAGGAACAGCTCCCCATGGATGGTTCCAATCCAGATTATTTTTGTATTTATTATCCCAGGCTTCAAGTGTAATTGTGGAACCCAGTCGTATCATATTATACCAACTCCGGTCACTTTTATTCACCAAAAGTGATAATGCATAATCTTGCTCTCCCGCTCGGTAGAGTCCATCCATTAAGTACTGCGAACCATAAACACTGCATGCCATTCCTCTGGATTTGATGAATTCCAAAACGGACTCTTTAAACTCCTCAGGTACCATCCCAAAAGCTAAAGGCATCATGTTAGCATGTAAGGAAGCATGATCTGTACCGATTCCATCCACATATACCCCTTTCTCAGAATCAAACATTTGCTCATTGAGCGATTTTTTCACTTTGGCAGCCCGGTATTCAAATTCCAGCGCTTCCTGCGGTTTCCCCATGATTTGGGCAAATTCCGCCATGATTCTCATATTCTCGTAATAGAAAGCATTTATCACAGTATTGTATGGCTTAAAGACAAAACCGTCTTGCTCTCCCATAGTTACTTGTCCATTGAACTCGGGTGGAGGCCAATCCACAATGTCCGCCAATGGCTTACTATAACCTTCTTTAAACCCAAGTTTCAACATATATTCATGATCTACTTTGGTAGAAGTGATTAGACCATCCTCATTTGCCAACTCATAGAGTGTTTTATATTTCAGAGGCTCATAGTATTTCTTAATAAGCTCCGTATTTCCGGTGTACATGTAGTCTGCATAAAACATCATTGCCACATGTTGCTGCCACTCGGTGGGCCAGGTAGGATGCTTCATAAAGTACTCAATCGTCCTTCTGGCCATGGCGTACTCTGCATCCACTCCATAATGACTGAGTTGGTTTATATAAGCATCTGATTCATAAGGAATCCTTTCTCTATCTCCATCCACATAGAGTCCATTAAAAGAGGTTGCCTTGATGGTATATTTACATAATTCCCAGACTTGGTTGAGAATATCATCTGAACTTATAAAATCGCTTACCTCTTCGTCAAAATAAGTGTGATAAGCCAACTGGGTAAAGTCATCTGTTTTTAACTCACCCTTTGCTCCTTCAACTTCAGCATATCTAAACGGCATCAATACTGGAGTTCCCTCCGGCAAGGGAAGAGCCATACCTGGAAGTGTATTTCTGCTATCCTTTTTTAAGGGCAATTGATAACTTATTTTCCCTGGCTCAACGGGCACAGCTATTTCTTGATATCGGATATGGCTTTTTGCAGGAGGATTCTTATTGACCCTCTTTCCATCTGCCATTTCGCCAATTCTAAAAATCAACGTATCAGCCTGATCAGTTTCGTAATTAATTTCCAATGTGGCAAAAGCTGCTTTACCAAAATCCATAAAAAACACCTCATTATTTTTTTCTAAAACCTTGGGATGGATTTTAGACACATCTTGAATATTGGCCGTAGAAAGCATGACATCATCATTTTCAGCAATTGTAAATTGTTGAGGTACTGAATAATCAACCAAGCGATTTTCTTCATCCCAAATCCTAACTTTCCAATAATATGTCTTGCCACTTTCCAGAGGATTCCCTTTGTATTCTACATTAGAAGAGCTCCCTGATCTTATTTGGCCACTATTCCAAACATCCCCGGTATTTGTCTCGATTAGCTTTTCACTGGAACTGACTAATATTTGATATGCGGATTGGCTTTTAGAATAGTCTGATACTTTCCATCCAAATTCCGGTTGAGTGTCTAAAACTTCAACAGCATTTTGTGGCTTTCGGATGAGTTCAACAGTAAGGTTAGATGGGGCTTCTCTGAATTTATTGCCAAACTTACTTATCAGTTCGTCAGTTTTAGAGCGAAGTTTTATCGCTATGTCCTTATATTCTGGATCATCTATCAGGTTATTTATCTCCTTAGGGTCATCTACTAAATGATAGAGCTCTTCTACTTTCTTGTCATTGACATATCGGAAATATTTCCATTCCTCAGTTCGAACTCCTTCACTGGGTGGGATATTTTCAAACTCCCATATATGCTCAATCAGAATTGTATCTCTACCGATTTTCTGGCTTTTCCCTTCCACTATAGGCATCAGGCTTTTCCCTTGCCAACTTTCGGGAGTTTCCACCCCCGCTAAATCAGCAATTGTGGCAGGCACATCAATATTGAGTACCATATCTTTAATATCTTGATGATTGCCTGAACGTGGGTCATAAATAATCAAAGGAACTCGAATGGAGTTATCATACATCAACCATTTTCCAGCCAATTGGCGCTCGCCAAGGAAATACCCGTTATCTCCCATCACAATGATTACTGTATTTTTATCCAGTCCTTTTTCCTTAAGCTTTTCACGGATTTTGGCAATTTCCAGATCAATACCTGAAATCATACGGTAATATCCTTTCAAACTATGCTGATACTTCTCCTCTGTATCGTATCTCCATGTCCATCTTAATCGATTAAACCCATCTCTAACA
Above is a window of Algoriphagus machipongonensis DNA encoding:
- a CDS encoding DUF4255 domain-containing protein — translated: MIFEVLKILTDEVNQNFKGLEMEDSEVVLNNVALIDSQQDVATELQNKVILSMINLREEVTMKNFPNNVLEGTKVTYKNPKLNINLFLIFCANRTGYKKSLSDLSRILEFFQHKSVFTQSNTSFDRDLEEMENVKNFRFTMELFTPTFEELNYIWGTLGGRQYPSVFYKLNLIVIDRDATTSEEGVITNIHRNYETL
- a CDS encoding phage tail sheath family protein; translation: MATYKTPGVYIEEITKFPPSVAQVETAIPAFIGYTQFARTKPSVDSDDLILKPKRISSLLDFTTYYGGAQNEQGITVKLTDTLIEGAENRTINVPEPTFKSPYLMFYSLQMYFANGGGPCYIVSTGVYDDWSDSETPPTINFSDLESGLAVIRKEDEPTLLLFPDATNLPTDDEFYSLYNSALMQCNDLQDRFTILDTYSDQTYNDGVEDLDPIPALRNGINLTKDYLKYGAAYYPFVQTILNYQYSADEIVIQHLSYNPNAIATALDNLNAVNGPTFIDAILDDLRDLSLPDISGEISDAVGFMYDDVDGFDIDGTFTTNSVKVANFASLVESVLSTLNELIDAKEEINKDVNSAIASSEEDNAIKTAISDALDVFNEDFEGADKIESVAKNLSDLLIKIKQADTNTKVENVLSINALNFSAEFEKLLTYDVNTGLTASVTLDLFANIGTRLDDIIAAVSAAEPIDVNNGKLNGRLLSDIEPLDNATYNTILLEINSHKVTLPPSSSMAGAYARVDNDRGVWKSPANIGLNYVSKPSVTVSHEEQESMNVHGTGKSVNAIRSFVGKGTLVWGARTLAGNDNEWRYISVRRFFNMAEESIKKATEQFVFEPNDGNTWVRVRAMIENFLILQWRAGALAGAKPEHAFYVKVGLGQTMTAQDILEGNMNVEIGLAVVRPAEFIILKFSHKMQES
- a CDS encoding sulfatase-like hydrolase/transferase yields the protein MNKFIAIICLFYIPFNATKVFSQETKSPLNRPNIIFILTDDQRFDALGYAGNQFVQTPEMDRLAESGTYFETAIVTTPICAASRASLFTGLYERAHNFNFQTGNIRAEYMEESYPTILKNSGYYTAFFGKYGVRYDNLNNQFDEYESYDRNNQYPDKRGYYFKTIAGDTVHLTRYTGQKALDFIDKAPEDKPFSLSLSFSAPHAHDGAPDQYFWQTTTDPLLQNTTIPGPDLGEDEFFQAQPQFVRDGFNRLRWTWRYDTEEKYQHSLKGYYRMISGIDLEIAKIREKLKEKGLDKNTVIIVMGDNGYFLGERQLAGKWLMYDNSIRVPLIIYDPRSGNHQDIKDMVLNIDVPATIADLAGVETPESWQGKSLMPIVEGKSQKIGRDTILIEHIWEFENIPPSEGVRTEEWKYFRYVNDKKVEELYHLVDDPKEINNLIDDPEYKDIAIKLRSKTDELISKFGNKFREAPSNLTVELIRKPQNAVEVLDTQPEFGWKVSDYSKSQSAYQILVSSSEKLIETNTGDVWNSGQIRSGSSSNVEYKGNPLESGKTYYWKVRIWDEENRLVDYSVPQQFTIAENDDVMLSTANIQDVSKIHPKVLEKNNEVFFMDFGKAAFATLEINYETDQADTLIFRIGEMADGKRVNKNPPAKSHIRYQEIAVPVEPGKISYQLPLKKDSRNTLPGMALPLPEGTPVLMPFRYAEVEGAKGELKTDDFTQLAYHTYFDEEVSDFISSDDILNQVWELCKYTIKATSFNGLYVDGDRERIPYESDAYINQLSHYGVDAEYAMARRTIEYFMKHPTWPTEWQQHVAMMFYADYMYTGNTELIKKYYEPLKYKTLYELANEDGLITSTKVDHEYMLKLGFKEGYSKPLADIVDWPPPEFNGQVTMGEQDGFVFKPYNTVINAFYYENMRIMAEFAQIMGKPQEALEFEYRAAKVKKSLNEQMFDSEKGVYVDGIGTDHASLHANMMPLAFGMVPEEFKESVLEFIKSRGMACSVYGSQYLMDGLYRAGEQDYALSLLVNKSDRSWYNMIRLGSTITLEAWDNKYKNNLDWNHPWGAVPANIIPRGLWGIKPKIPGFGVAQIMPQMSTLKSSSIEVPTVLGSIKADYVFNNARLQTYEVEIPANMVAEFSLFELEGRDVIHNGEKVATAFGSIRLEPGKHTILLKVNSF
- a CDS encoding LuxR C-terminal-related transcriptional regulator, which codes for MIQPSDIKQFIAKSESNNFCRQNQNPDNLLDIKSYLKKSYHTCLLIDHSTMDFLFAINERGYFKNNPDEIVRLGLNAALELIHPDDLPRQSQIFSDYLKIYNSIPMHERKSFTFCNEFRCRGKDDKYRWLLQSVNFISTNEKGAPTLSFSSYTDITAMKIGDCMNLYVGKYDSLGEYKIRNTCKYPLKNDLRMLSSKEIKILKMISEGMLSKHIAEKLNLSFHTINTHRRNMLKKTKCNTSSEMVNLARNCGVI
- a CDS encoding sulfatase, producing MKYYLKLLFFVFVFNTSNSFSQNDKKSDSPNIVFIASDDLNDWIGVLNGHPQVKTPNIDRLANRGTLFTNAHAQAPLCNPSRVSILTGLRPTTTGIYGLAPRHREVERTKEVVTLPQYFEKRGYRTLSTGKIFHGGITPTERAIEFQDWGPDGGHRPFPPSKIVKAPLDMIDHPLIDWGIYPVEHDSIMDDYKVASWAVEQINEIGKGGDSNPFFLAVGFNKPHVPLYTSQKWFDLYPKDEIILPLAPFGDRNDIPDFAWNLHWYLPEPRLSWLIANQEWENKVRAYLATISFMDAQVGRVLDALEENNLTENTIIVFWSDHGYHLGEKDITGKNSLWERSTHVPLIFAGPGVSKGAISSQPVELLDIYPTLVEMALLSKNDAVEGISLKPQLEDANAKRTKPAITTHNPGNNAVRTERWRYIKYADGSEELYDHYRDDEEWSNLAYLDEYRELKAELSKWLPKTSAPLAEGSKHRILYEKDGVWYWEGEPILFDELIK